The following are encoded together in the Cervus elaphus chromosome 23, mCerEla1.1, whole genome shotgun sequence genome:
- the CPNE1 gene encoding copine-1 isoform X3 gives MKMMHMAHCVTLVQLSVSCDHLIDKDIGSKSDPLCVLLQDVGGGNWTELGRTERVRNCSSPEFSKTLQLEYHFETVQKLRFGIYDIDNKTPELGDDDFLGGAECSLGQIVSSRMLTLPLMLKPGKPAGRGTITVSAQELKDNRVVTMEVEARNLDKKDFLGKSDPFLEFFRQGDGKWHLAYRSEVIKNNLNPTWKRFSVPLQHFCGGDPSTPIEVRCSDYDSDGSHDLIGTFRTSLAQLQAAPAEFECIHPEKQQKKKSYKNSGTICVKICQVETEHSFLDYVMGGCQINFTVGVDFTGSNGDPSSPDSLHYLSPTGVNEYLTALWSVGSVVQDYDSDKLFPAFGFGAQVPPDWQVSHEFALNFNPSNPFCAGIQGIVDAYRQALPQVRLYGPTNFAPIINHVARFAAQAANQRNASQYFVLLLLTDGAVTDVEATREAVVRASYLPMSVIIVGVGCADFEAMEQLDADGGPLHTRSGEAAARDIVQFVPYRRFQNAPREALAQTVLAEVPTQLVSYFRAQGWAPFKPPPPAAKGPAQAPQA, from the exons atgaagatgatgcAC ATGGCCCACTGCGTGACCTTGGTTCAACTGTCTGTTTCATGTGACCACCTCATTGACAAGGACATCGGCTCCAAGTCTGACCCGCTCTGTGTCCTTTTACAAGATGTGGGAGGGGGCAACTGGACTGAG CTTGGCCGGACTGAGCGAGTACGGAACTGCTCAAGCCCTGAGTTCTCCAAGACTCTGCAGCTTGAGTACCACTTTGAAACAGTCCAAAAGCTCCGATTTGGCATCTATGACATAGACAACAAGACACCTGAGCTGGGGGACGATGACTTCCTGGGAGGAGCTGAGTGTTCCCTGGGACAG ATTGTATCCAGTCGGATGCTAACTCTGCCCTTGATGCTAAAGCCTGGAAAGCCTGCTGGGCGGGGGACCATCACG GTCTCAGCTCAGGAGTTGAAAGATAATCGTGTAGTGACCATGGAGGTGGAAGCCAGAAACCTGGATAAGAAG GACTTCCTGGGAAAATCGGATCCGTTCTTGGAGTTTTTCCGTCAGGGTGATGGCAAATGGCACCTGGCATACAGATCAGAG GTCATCAAGAACAACCTGAATCCTACTTGGAAACGGTTCTCTGTTCCCCTTCAACATTTCTGTGGGGGAGACCCCAGTACACCCATCGAG GTGCGATGCTCCGATTATGACAGTGATGGTTCACATGACCTCATTGGTACCTTCCGCACCAGCTTGGCTCAGCTGCAAGCAGCCCCA GCTGAGTTTGAATGTATTCACCCTGAGaaacagcagaaaaagaaaagttacaagAACTCTGGAACTATCTGTGTCAAGATTTGTCAG GTAGAAACAGAGCATTCATTCCTGGACTATGTGATGGGAGGCTGTCAAATCAACTTCACT gTGGGCGTGGACTTCACAGGCTCCAACGGAGACCCTTCCTCGCCTGATTCTTTGCACTACCTGAGCCCAACAGGGGTCAATGAGTACCTGACGGCACTGTGGAGTGTGGGCAGTGTGGTTCAGGACTATGACTC GGACAAGCTGTTCCCAGCATTTGGATTTGGGGCCCAGGTACCCCCTGACTGGCAG GTTTCCCATGAATTTGCTTTGAACTTCAACCCCAGTAACCCCTTTTGTGCAG GCATCCAGGGGATTGTGGATGCCTACCGCCAGGCCCTGCCCCAAGTTCGGCTCTATGGTCCCACCAACTTTGCACCCATCATCAACCATGTGGCTAGGTTTGCAGCTCAGGCTGCAAATCAGAGGAATGCTTCG CAATACTTCGTGCTGTTGCTGCTGACCGATGGTGCTGTGACAGATGTGGAGGCCACACGTGAGGCTGTGGTTCGTGCCTCCTACCTGCCCATGTCGGTGATCATCGTGGGTGTGGGTTGTGCTGACTTCGAGGCCATGGAGCAGCTGGACGCTGATGGTGGACCCCTGCACACACGCTCCGGGGAAGCAGCTGCCCGTGACATAGTGCAGTTTGTGCCCTACCGCCGTTTCCAGAAT GCCCCTCGAGAGGCACTGGCGCAGACTGTACTTGCAGAAGTACCCACGCAACTGGTCTCCTACTTCAGGGCCCAAGGTTGGGCTCCATTCAAGCCACCTCCACCTGCAGCCAAGGGCCCTGCACAGGCCCCCCAGGCCTAG
- the CPNE1 gene encoding copine-1 isoform X4 — translation MAHCVTLVQLSVSCDHLIDKDIGSKSDPLCVLLQDVGGGNWTELGRTERVRNCSSPEFSKTLQLEYHFETVQKLRFGIYDIDNKTPELGDDDFLGGAECSLGQIVSSRMLTLPLMLKPGKPAGRGTITVSAQELKDNRVVTMEVEARNLDKKDFLGKSDPFLEFFRQGDGKWHLAYRSEVIKNNLNPTWKRFSVPLQHFCGGDPSTPIEVRCSDYDSDGSHDLIGTFRTSLAQLQAAPAEFECIHPEKQQKKKSYKNSGTICVKICQVETEHSFLDYVMGGCQINFTVGVDFTGSNGDPSSPDSLHYLSPTGVNEYLTALWSVGSVVQDYDSDKLFPAFGFGAQVPPDWQVSHEFALNFNPSNPFCAGIQGIVDAYRQALPQVRLYGPTNFAPIINHVARFAAQAANQRNASQYFVLLLLTDGAVTDVEATREAVVRASYLPMSVIIVGVGCADFEAMEQLDADGGPLHTRSGEAAARDIVQFVPYRRFQNAPREALAQTVLAEVPTQLVSYFRAQGWAPFKPPPPAAKGPAQAPQA, via the exons ATGGCCCACTGCGTGACCTTGGTTCAACTGTCTGTTTCATGTGACCACCTCATTGACAAGGACATCGGCTCCAAGTCTGACCCGCTCTGTGTCCTTTTACAAGATGTGGGAGGGGGCAACTGGACTGAG CTTGGCCGGACTGAGCGAGTACGGAACTGCTCAAGCCCTGAGTTCTCCAAGACTCTGCAGCTTGAGTACCACTTTGAAACAGTCCAAAAGCTCCGATTTGGCATCTATGACATAGACAACAAGACACCTGAGCTGGGGGACGATGACTTCCTGGGAGGAGCTGAGTGTTCCCTGGGACAG ATTGTATCCAGTCGGATGCTAACTCTGCCCTTGATGCTAAAGCCTGGAAAGCCTGCTGGGCGGGGGACCATCACG GTCTCAGCTCAGGAGTTGAAAGATAATCGTGTAGTGACCATGGAGGTGGAAGCCAGAAACCTGGATAAGAAG GACTTCCTGGGAAAATCGGATCCGTTCTTGGAGTTTTTCCGTCAGGGTGATGGCAAATGGCACCTGGCATACAGATCAGAG GTCATCAAGAACAACCTGAATCCTACTTGGAAACGGTTCTCTGTTCCCCTTCAACATTTCTGTGGGGGAGACCCCAGTACACCCATCGAG GTGCGATGCTCCGATTATGACAGTGATGGTTCACATGACCTCATTGGTACCTTCCGCACCAGCTTGGCTCAGCTGCAAGCAGCCCCA GCTGAGTTTGAATGTATTCACCCTGAGaaacagcagaaaaagaaaagttacaagAACTCTGGAACTATCTGTGTCAAGATTTGTCAG GTAGAAACAGAGCATTCATTCCTGGACTATGTGATGGGAGGCTGTCAAATCAACTTCACT gTGGGCGTGGACTTCACAGGCTCCAACGGAGACCCTTCCTCGCCTGATTCTTTGCACTACCTGAGCCCAACAGGGGTCAATGAGTACCTGACGGCACTGTGGAGTGTGGGCAGTGTGGTTCAGGACTATGACTC GGACAAGCTGTTCCCAGCATTTGGATTTGGGGCCCAGGTACCCCCTGACTGGCAG GTTTCCCATGAATTTGCTTTGAACTTCAACCCCAGTAACCCCTTTTGTGCAG GCATCCAGGGGATTGTGGATGCCTACCGCCAGGCCCTGCCCCAAGTTCGGCTCTATGGTCCCACCAACTTTGCACCCATCATCAACCATGTGGCTAGGTTTGCAGCTCAGGCTGCAAATCAGAGGAATGCTTCG CAATACTTCGTGCTGTTGCTGCTGACCGATGGTGCTGTGACAGATGTGGAGGCCACACGTGAGGCTGTGGTTCGTGCCTCCTACCTGCCCATGTCGGTGATCATCGTGGGTGTGGGTTGTGCTGACTTCGAGGCCATGGAGCAGCTGGACGCTGATGGTGGACCCCTGCACACACGCTCCGGGGAAGCAGCTGCCCGTGACATAGTGCAGTTTGTGCCCTACCGCCGTTTCCAGAAT GCCCCTCGAGAGGCACTGGCGCAGACTGTACTTGCAGAAGTACCCACGCAACTGGTCTCCTACTTCAGGGCCCAAGGTTGGGCTCCATTCAAGCCACCTCCACCTGCAGCCAAGGGCCCTGCACAGGCCCCCCAGGCCTAG
- the CPNE1 gene encoding copine-1 isoform X1 — protein sequence MAVVIRLQGLPIVAGTMDIRHFFSGLTIPDGGVHIVGGELGEAFIVFATDEDARLGMMRTGGTIKGSKVTLLLSSKTEMQNMIELSRRRFETANLDIPPANASRSGPPPSSGMSGRVNLPTTVPNFNNPSPSVVTATTSVHESSKNIQTFSTASIGTAPPNMGASFGSPTFSSTVPSTASPMNTVPPPPIPPIPAMPSLPPMPSIPPIPVPPPVPTMPPVPPVPPIPPVPSVPPMTPLPPMSGMPPLNPPPVAPLPAGMNGSGAPVNLNNNLNPVFLGPLNPVNPVQMNSQSSVKPLPINPDDLYVSVHGMPFSAMENDVRDFFHGLRVDAVHLLKDHVGRNNGNGLVKFLSPQDTFEALKRNRMLMIQRYVEVSPATERQWVAAGGHITFKQSIGPSGQTHPPPQPLPRSKSPSGQKRSRSRSPHEAGFCVYLKGLPFEAENKHVIDFFKKLDIVEDSIYIAYGPNGKATGEGFVEFRNEADYKAALCRHKQYMGNRFIQVHPITKKGMLEKIDMIRKRLQNFSYDQREMMLNPEGDVTSAKVCAHITNIPFSITKMDVLQFLEGIPVDENAVHVLVDNNGQGLGQALVQFKNEDDARKSERLHRKKLNGREAFVHVVSLEDMREIEKNPPAQGKKGLKMSVPGNPAVPGIPNVGMPNAGLPSSGMPSAGLPNAGMPNAGMPAAGMPAAGMPNAGIPSAGMPAAGMPGVGMPGAGMPSAGGEEHAFLAVGSKEANSGPPFNFPGNFGGSNAFGPPLPPPGLGGAFGDARPGMPSVGNSGLPGLGLDVPGFGGGPNNLSGPGFGGGPQNFGNGPGSLGGPPGFGSGPPGLGNAPGHLSGPPAFGPGPGPGPIHIGGPPGFGSSSGKPGPTIIKVQNMPFTVSIDEILDFFYGYQVIPGSVCLKYNEKGMPTGEAMVAFESRDEATAAVIDLNDRPIGSRKVKLVLG from the coding sequence ATGGCTGTGGTCATCCGTTTGCAAGGTCTCCCAATTGTGGCGGGGACCATGGACATTCGCCACTTCTTCTCTGGATTGACCATTCCTGATGGGGGCGTGCATATTGTAGGGGGTGAACTGGGTGAGGCTTTCATCGTTTTTGCCACTGATGAAGATGCAAGGCTTGGTATGATGCGCACAGGTGGTACAATTAAAGGGTCAAAAGTAACACTGTTGTTGAGTAGTAAAACGGAAATGCAGAATATGATTGAACTGAGTCGTAGGCGTTTTGAAACTGCCAACCTAGATATACCACCGGCAAATGCTAGTAGATCAGGACCGCCACCTAGCTCAGGAATGAGTGGCAGGGTGAACTTGCCTACAACAGTACCCAACTTTAATAATCCTTCACCCAGTGTAGTTACTGCCACCACTTCTGTTCATGAAAGCAGCAAAAACATACAGACATTTTCCACAGCCAGCATAGGAACGGCTCCTCCAAATATGGGGGCTTCCTTTGGGAGCCCAACGTTTAGCTCAACTGTTCCGAGCACAGCCTCTCCAATGAACACAGTCCCACCTCCACCAATTCCTCCAATCCCAGCGATGCCATCTTTGCCGCCAATGCCGTCTATTCCCCCAATACCAGTTCCTCCTCCGGTACCTACAATGCCTCCTGTGCCTCCTGTGCCCCCAATCCCCCCAGTCCCTTCTGTGCCACCCATGACCCCGCTGCCACCCATGTCAGGCATGCCACCTTTGAACCCGCCACCTGTGGCACCTCTACCTGCTGGAATGAATGGCTCTGGAGCACCTGTGAATCTGAACAATAACCTGAACCCTGTGTTTCTGGGTCCATTGAATCCTGTTAATCCTGTCCAGATGAACTCGCAAAGCAGTGTGAAACCACTTCCCATCAACCCTGATGATCTGTATGTCAGTGTGCATGGAATGCCCTTTTCTGCAATGGAAAATGATGTCCGAGATTTTTTCCATGGGCTCCGTGTTGATGCGGTGCATTTGTTGAAAGATCATGTAGGTCGAAATAATGGGAATGGATTGGTTAAGTTTCTCTCCCCTCAAGATACATTTGAAGCTTTGAAACGAAACAGAATGCTGATGATTCAACGCTATGTGGAAGTTAGTCCTGCCACAGAGAGACAGTGGGTAGCTGCTGGAGGCCATATCACTTTTAAGCAAAGTATAGGACCTTCTGGACAAACCCATCCCCCTCCTCAGCCACTTCCCAGGTCAAAATCGCCCAGTGGGCAGAAAAGGTCAAGGTCAAGATCACCACATGAGGCTGGTTTTTGTGTTTACTTGAAAGGGCTGCCATTTGAAGCAGAAAACAAAcatgttattgatttttttaaaaagttggataTTGTGGAAGATAGTATTTATATTGCTTATGGACCCAATGGGAAAGCAACGGGTGAAGGCTTCGTAGAGTTCAGGAATGAGGCTGACTATAAGGCTGCTCTGTGTCGTCATAAACAGTACATGGGTAATCGCTTTATTCAAGTTCATCCAATTACCAAGAAAGGTATGCTAGAAAAGATAGATATGATTCGAAAAAGACTGCAAAACTTCAGCTATGACCAGAGGGAAATGATGTTAAATCCGGAGGGGGATGTCACCTCTGCCAAAGTCTGTGCCCATATAACAAATATTCCCTTCAGCATTACCAAGATGGATGTTCTTCAGTTCCTAGAAGGAATCCCAGTGGATGAAAATGCTGTACATGTTCTTGTTGATAACAATGGGCAAGGTCTAGGACAGGCATTggttcagtttaaaaatgaagatgatgcACGTAAGTCTGAACGCTTACACCGTAAAAAACTTAATGGGAGAGAAGCTTTTGTTCATGTAGTTTCTTTAGAAGATATGAGAGAGATTGAGAAAAATCCTCCTGCCCAAGGAAAAAAGGGGTTAAAGATGTCTGTGCCAGGTAATCCTGCAGTGCCAGGAATTCCCAATGTGGGAATGCCCAATGCGGGATTGCCCAGTTCAGGAATGCCCAGTGCGGGACTGCCTAATGCGGGAATGCCCAATGCGGGAATGCCTGCTGCAGGAATGCCTGCTGCGGGAATGCCCAATGCAGGAATTCCCAGTGCAGGCATGCCTGCTGCGGGAATGCCTGGTGTGGGAATGCCCGGTGCGGGAATGCCCAGTGCAGGAGGTGAAGAGCATGCCTTCTTGGCTGTAGGATCTAAGGAGGCCAACAGTGGGCCTCCATTTAACTTTCCTGGTAATTTTGGTGGGTCGAATGCCTTTGGAccaccactccctcctccaggattAGGAGGGGCCTTTGGTGATGCTAGGCCTGGAATGCCTTCAGTTGGAAATAGTGGTTTGCCTGGTCTAGGACTGGATGTTCCAGGTTTTGGAGGTGGACCAAATAATTTAAGTGGACCAGGATTTGGAGGGGGCCCTCAGAATTTTGGAAATGGCCCTGGTAGTTTAGGTGGCCCCCCTGGCTTTGGAAGCGGGCCCCCTGGCCTTGGAAATGCCCCTGGGCATTTGAGTGGGCCTCCAGCCTTtggtcctggccctggccctggcccaaTCCACATTGGTGGTCCTCCTGGCTTTGGATCTAGTTCTGGAAAACCAGGACCAACAATAATTAAAGTACAGAACATGCCCTTCACTGTGTCTATTGATGagattttagatttcttttacGGTTATCAAGTGATCCCAGGCTCAGTGTGTTTAAAGTACAATGAAAAAGGTATGCCCACCGGTGAAGCTATGGTGGCTTTCGAATCTCGGGATGAAGCCACAGCTGCTGTCATTGACTTAAATGACAGACCTATTGGCTCTAGGAAAGTAAAACTTGTATTAGGGTAG
- the CPNE1 gene encoding copine-1 isoform X2 — protein MAVVIRLQGLPIVAGTMDIRHFFSGLTIPDGGVHIVGGELGEAFIVFATDEDARLGMMRTGGTIKGSKVTLLLSSKTEMQNMIELSRRRFETANLDIPPANASRSGPPPSSGMSGRVNLPTTVPNFNNPSPSVVTATTSVHESSKNIQTFSTASIGTAPPNMGASFGSPTFSSTVPSTASPMNTVPPPPIPPIPAMPSLPPMPSIPPIPVPPPVPTMPPVPPVPPIPPVPSVPPMTPLPPMSGMPPLNPPPVAPLPAGMNGSGAPVNLNNNLNPVFLGPLNPVNPVQMNSQSSVKPLPINPDDLYVSVHGMPFSAMENDVRDFFHGLRVDAVHLLKDHVGRNNGNGLVKFLSPQDTFEALKRNRMLMIQRYVEVSPATERQWVAAGGHITFKQSIGPSGQTHPPPQPLPRSKSPSGQKRSRSRSPHEAGFCVYLKGLPFEAENKHVIDFFKKLDIVEDSIYIAYGPNGKATGEGFVEFRNEADYKAALCRHKQYMGNRFIQVHPITKKGMLEKIDMIRKRLQNFSYDQREMMLNPEGDVTSAKVCAHITNIPFSITKMDVLQFLEGIPVDENAVHVLVDNNGQGLGQALVQFKNEDDAHGPLRDLGSTVCFM, from the exons ATGGCTGTGGTCATCCGTTTGCAAGGTCTCCCAATTGTGGCGGGGACCATGGACATTCGCCACTTCTTCTCTGGATTGACCATTCCTGATGGGGGCGTGCATATTGTAGGGGGTGAACTGGGTGAGGCTTTCATCGTTTTTGCCACTGATGAAGATGCAAGGCTTGGTATGATGCGCACAGGTGGTACAATTAAAGGGTCAAAAGTAACACTGTTGTTGAGTAGTAAAACGGAAATGCAGAATATGATTGAACTGAGTCGTAGGCGTTTTGAAACTGCCAACCTAGATATACCACCGGCAAATGCTAGTAGATCAGGACCGCCACCTAGCTCAGGAATGAGTGGCAGGGTGAACTTGCCTACAACAGTACCCAACTTTAATAATCCTTCACCCAGTGTAGTTACTGCCACCACTTCTGTTCATGAAAGCAGCAAAAACATACAGACATTTTCCACAGCCAGCATAGGAACGGCTCCTCCAAATATGGGGGCTTCCTTTGGGAGCCCAACGTTTAGCTCAACTGTTCCGAGCACAGCCTCTCCAATGAACACAGTCCCACCTCCACCAATTCCTCCAATCCCAGCGATGCCATCTTTGCCGCCAATGCCGTCTATTCCCCCAATACCAGTTCCTCCTCCGGTACCTACAATGCCTCCTGTGCCTCCTGTGCCCCCAATCCCCCCAGTCCCTTCTGTGCCACCCATGACCCCGCTGCCACCCATGTCAGGCATGCCACCTTTGAACCCGCCACCTGTGGCACCTCTACCTGCTGGAATGAATGGCTCTGGAGCACCTGTGAATCTGAACAATAACCTGAACCCTGTGTTTCTGGGTCCATTGAATCCTGTTAATCCTGTCCAGATGAACTCGCAAAGCAGTGTGAAACCACTTCCCATCAACCCTGATGATCTGTATGTCAGTGTGCATGGAATGCCCTTTTCTGCAATGGAAAATGATGTCCGAGATTTTTTCCATGGGCTCCGTGTTGATGCGGTGCATTTGTTGAAAGATCATGTAGGTCGAAATAATGGGAATGGATTGGTTAAGTTTCTCTCCCCTCAAGATACATTTGAAGCTTTGAAACGAAACAGAATGCTGATGATTCAACGCTATGTGGAAGTTAGTCCTGCCACAGAGAGACAGTGGGTAGCTGCTGGAGGCCATATCACTTTTAAGCAAAGTATAGGACCTTCTGGACAAACCCATCCCCCTCCTCAGCCACTTCCCAGGTCAAAATCGCCCAGTGGGCAGAAAAGGTCAAGGTCAAGATCACCACATGAGGCTGGTTTTTGTGTTTACTTGAAAGGGCTGCCATTTGAAGCAGAAAACAAAcatgttattgatttttttaaaaagttggataTTGTGGAAGATAGTATTTATATTGCTTATGGACCCAATGGGAAAGCAACGGGTGAAGGCTTCGTAGAGTTCAGGAATGAGGCTGACTATAAGGCTGCTCTGTGTCGTCATAAACAGTACATGGGTAATCGCTTTATTCAAGTTCATCCAATTACCAAGAAAGGTATGCTAGAAAAGATAGATATGATTCGAAAAAGACTGCAAAACTTCAGCTATGACCAGAGGGAAATGATGTTAAATCCGGAGGGGGATGTCACCTCTGCCAAAGTCTGTGCCCATATAACAAATATTCCCTTCAGCATTACCAAGATGGATGTTCTTCAGTTCCTAGAAGGAATCCCAGTGGATGAAAATGCTGTACATGTTCTTGTTGATAACAATGGGCAAGGTCTAGGACAGGCATTggttcagtttaaaaatgaagatgatgcAC ATGGCCCACTGCGTGACCTTGGTTCAACTGTCTGTTTCATGTGA